One segment of Variovorax sp. PAMC28562 DNA contains the following:
- the kdpB gene encoding potassium-transporting ATPase subunit KdpB has product MQIRSSLSLFDGALIKPALWSSVTKLSPRVQWRNPVMFIVYIGSILTTLLWLHALTFPGDTGMPPAFVLAVSIWLWFTVLFANFAEALAEGRSKAQAASLRGLRKDTWAKKLQQPHYGAAFLPEQAPNLRKGDVVLIESGDVVPLDGEVIEGVASVDESAITGESAPVVRESGGDFSAVTGGTRVLSDWLVVRISVNPGESFLDRMIGMVEAAKRQKTPNEVALTILLVALTLVFLMVTVTLLPYSVFSVAAAGTGTVVSLTALVALLVCLIPTTIGGLLSAVGVAGMSRMMQANVIATSGRAVEAAGDVDVLLLDKTGTITHGNRQASAFLPAAGVRPERLARAAVVASLADDTPEGRSIVELARRQNVSDAGVEGATFVPFTAQTRMSGADLPAAANSLDVDTIAMRKGAVHAVQKYVEALGGTMPPDVLRASEEVSRRGSTPLAVSEGNHVLGIVELKDIVKTGIKERFAELRRMGIKTVMITGDNKLTAAAIAAEAGVDDFLAEATPEDKLALIRQYQADGRLVAMTGDGTNDAPALAQADVAVAMGSGTQAAKEAANMVDLDSNPTKLLEVVETGKALLMTRGSLTTFSIANDVAKYFAIIPAIFVSTYPQLGALNVMRLASPSSAILSAVIFNALVIVFLIPLALKGVRYRPVGAAALLRRNLAIYGLGGLIVPFVGIKLIDWILVAVHLV; this is encoded by the coding sequence ATGCAAATCCGATCTTCCCTTTCTCTCTTCGATGGTGCGCTCATCAAGCCCGCACTGTGGTCGTCGGTGACCAAGCTGAGTCCGCGCGTGCAATGGCGCAACCCGGTGATGTTCATCGTCTACATCGGCAGCATCCTGACGACGCTGCTCTGGCTGCATGCGCTGACATTTCCGGGTGACACCGGCATGCCGCCGGCGTTCGTGCTGGCCGTGTCGATCTGGCTCTGGTTCACCGTGCTCTTCGCCAACTTCGCCGAAGCGTTGGCCGAAGGCCGCAGCAAGGCGCAAGCCGCTTCCTTGCGCGGTTTGCGCAAGGACACCTGGGCCAAGAAGCTGCAGCAGCCGCACTACGGCGCGGCCTTCCTGCCCGAGCAGGCGCCCAACCTGCGCAAGGGTGACGTCGTGCTCATCGAGAGCGGCGACGTGGTGCCGCTCGATGGTGAAGTCATCGAAGGCGTGGCCTCGGTCGACGAAAGCGCCATCACCGGCGAATCGGCACCCGTGGTGCGCGAATCGGGCGGCGACTTCTCGGCTGTGACCGGTGGCACACGCGTGCTGTCCGACTGGCTGGTGGTGCGCATCTCGGTCAACCCCGGTGAGTCGTTTCTCGACCGCATGATCGGCATGGTCGAGGCTGCCAAGCGCCAGAAGACGCCGAACGAGGTCGCCCTCACCATCCTGCTGGTGGCGCTCACGCTGGTGTTCCTGATGGTCACCGTCACGCTGCTGCCGTACTCGGTGTTCAGCGTGGCCGCGGCCGGTACCGGCACGGTGGTGTCGCTCACCGCGTTGGTCGCGCTGCTGGTGTGCCTGATCCCGACGACCATCGGCGGCCTGCTGTCGGCGGTCGGCGTGGCCGGCATGAGCCGGATGATGCAAGCCAACGTCATCGCCACTTCGGGCCGCGCGGTGGAGGCCGCCGGCGACGTCGACGTGCTGTTGCTCGACAAGACCGGCACCATCACGCACGGCAACCGCCAGGCCAGCGCTTTCCTGCCGGCTGCCGGTGTCCGGCCCGAGCGGCTGGCCCGCGCCGCAGTCGTCGCCTCGCTGGCCGACGACACGCCCGAAGGCCGCAGCATCGTCGAGCTGGCACGCCGCCAGAACGTGTCGGATGCCGGCGTCGAAGGCGCGACCTTCGTGCCCTTTACCGCGCAAACGCGCATGAGCGGCGCCGACCTTCCGGCAGCGGCCAACAGCCTCGACGTCGACACCATCGCCATGCGCAAGGGCGCGGTGCACGCGGTGCAGAAGTACGTGGAAGCGCTCGGCGGCACGATGCCGCCCGATGTGCTGCGCGCATCCGAAGAAGTGTCGCGTCGTGGCAGCACGCCGCTGGCCGTGTCCGAAGGCAACCATGTGCTGGGCATCGTCGAGCTGAAGGACATCGTCAAGACCGGCATCAAGGAGCGCTTTGCCGAGCTGCGCCGCATGGGCATCAAGACGGTGATGATCACCGGCGACAACAAGCTCACTGCGGCTGCCATCGCGGCCGAAGCCGGCGTCGACGACTTTCTGGCCGAAGCCACGCCGGAAGACAAGCTCGCGCTCATTCGCCAGTACCAGGCCGACGGCCGGCTGGTCGCGATGACCGGCGACGGCACCAACGATGCACCGGCACTGGCGCAAGCCGACGTGGCGGTGGCGATGGGCAGCGGCACGCAGGCCGCGAAAGAGGCCGCCAACATGGTCGACCTCGACTCCAATCCGACCAAGCTGCTCGAAGTGGTGGAGACCGGCAAGGCCTTGCTGATGACGCGCGGCTCGCTCACCACGTTCTCCATTGCGAACGACGTGGCGAAGTACTTTGCCATCATCCCGGCGATCTTCGTGTCGACCTATCCGCAGCTCGGTGCGCTCAACGTGATGCGGCTCGCCAGCCCGTCGTCGGCCATCCTGTCGGCGGTGATCTTCAACGCGCTGGTCATCGTCTTCCTGATCCCGCTGGCGCTCAAGGGCGTGCGCTACCGGCCCGTCGGCGCCGCTGCGCTGCTGCGCCGCAACCTCGCGATCTATGGCCTCGGCGGCCTCATCGTGCCCTTCGTCGGCATCAAGCTGATCGACTGGATCCTCGTTGCCGTGCACCTCGTCTAA
- the kdpC gene encoding potassium-transporting ATPase subunit KdpC gives MKNILRPALVLFVLLSALTGLLYPLVVTGAVKAVFPVQAAGSIVERDGVVIGSTLIGQNFSDPKHFWGRPSATSPMTYNGAASGGSNQGPLNPALVDAVKGRVEALRAADPGNTAPVPVDLVTASASGLDPHISPAAASYQAARVARERGLQPAQVEQLVASHTEGALWGFLGEARVNVLALNMALDAAK, from the coding sequence ATGAAAAACATTCTTCGTCCCGCGCTGGTTCTGTTCGTCTTGCTCAGCGCCCTTACCGGGCTGCTCTATCCGCTGGTCGTGACCGGCGCCGTCAAGGCGGTGTTCCCGGTGCAGGCGGCGGGCAGCATCGTCGAACGCGACGGCGTGGTCATCGGCTCGACGCTCATCGGCCAGAACTTCAGCGACCCCAAGCACTTCTGGGGACGCCCGTCGGCCACCTCGCCGATGACCTACAACGGCGCGGCTTCGGGCGGCTCCAACCAGGGCCCGCTCAACCCGGCGCTGGTCGATGCGGTCAAGGGTCGCGTCGAGGCTCTGCGTGCTGCCGATCCTGGCAATACCGCGCCGGTGCCGGTCGATCTGGTGACCGCATCGGCCAGCGGGCTCGACCCACACATCAGTCCGGCTGCCGCGAGCTACCAGGCGGCCCGCGTGGCACGTGAGCGCGGCCTGCAACCGGCGCAAGTCGAGCAACTGGTCGCCTCGCACACCGAAGGCGCGCTGTGGGGCTTTTTGGGCGAGGCGCGTGTCAACGTGCTGGCACTCAACATGGCGCTCGACGCCGCCAAGTGA
- a CDS encoding alpha/beta hydrolase has product MSTPHYGFNPIHSSVSPLTLKSDTAPVKVYVKKPRGTLYWGGAGLNGDYIKPQLAAFQAVGIKNVSVGLTNTAGANMPNFAKDSGGTFLDAFRAGLLIRYEDSDDWVLTSGMDAKEGQFNMLGYSYGSLLAAQTANFYANKGHIVDHLVLIGSPIDKDFLAKLRANKNIKSVVVIDLTDRGDLLHAGMTQLEIAQAIPTLGRQFGSKNAEGHFYYAQVVKDSPARWKALAQRIFDAGVR; this is encoded by the coding sequence GTGAGCACCCCGCACTACGGGTTCAATCCCATTCATTCGAGCGTGTCCCCGCTGACGCTCAAGAGCGATACGGCGCCGGTCAAGGTCTATGTGAAGAAGCCGCGTGGCACGCTGTATTGGGGTGGGGCGGGCTTGAACGGTGACTACATAAAGCCGCAGTTGGCGGCATTTCAAGCGGTGGGTATCAAGAACGTGAGCGTTGGTCTCACCAACACCGCTGGCGCGAACATGCCCAACTTCGCAAAGGACTCGGGCGGCACATTCCTCGACGCATTCAGAGCCGGTCTGCTCATTCGCTACGAGGACAGCGATGACTGGGTACTGACAAGCGGCATGGACGCGAAAGAAGGCCAGTTCAATATGCTCGGCTATTCCTATGGCTCGCTGCTCGCGGCTCAGACTGCCAACTTCTACGCAAACAAAGGGCACATCGTCGATCACCTCGTACTGATCGGTTCGCCCATCGATAAAGACTTCCTTGCAAAGCTGCGCGCCAACAAAAACATCAAGAGCGTGGTCGTCATAGACCTCACCGATAGGGGCGACTTGCTTCATGCAGGAATGACACAGCTTGAAATTGCGCAAGCAATTCCCACGCTGGGAAGGCAGTTCGGTTCGAAGAATGCAGAAGGCCATTTTTACTACGCGCAAGTCGTCAAGGACTCACCCGCAAGATGGAAAGCACTGGCACAACGGATTTTCGATGCTGGCGTCCGATAA
- a CDS encoding PAAR domain-containing protein, which yields MGDTTTHKGTVIEGFEGFDVYGRRASGVGHKVRCPICPGIHTIIEGAEERTVNGVRIALEGMLTSCGATLIALQSNARSEIGSNAAARIAFGLGTQAIAEDHDSKAPEKKYDQHFHVLDEGTGEPLRHRRYRLTVDGLTFEGVTDSDGKTQRVSAAHALSAELEVLPEGE from the coding sequence GTGGGCGACACCACGACACACAAAGGCACCGTCATCGAGGGATTCGAGGGTTTCGATGTCTACGGGCGGCGGGCCTCCGGCGTCGGGCACAAGGTGCGCTGCCCCATATGCCCCGGCATCCACACCATCATCGAAGGCGCTGAGGAGCGCACCGTCAACGGGGTGCGAATCGCGCTGGAAGGAATGCTCACCTCTTGCGGCGCTACGCTCATCGCGTTGCAAAGCAACGCCCGAAGCGAGATCGGCAGCAACGCAGCTGCCAGGATCGCATTCGGACTTGGAACGCAGGCGATAGCCGAGGATCACGACTCGAAAGCACCTGAGAAGAAATACGACCAACACTTTCACGTTCTCGATGAAGGGACGGGCGAACCACTCAGGCATCGTCGCTACAGACTTACCGTTGACGGGTTGACGTTCGAAGGCGTCACCGACAGCGATGGCAAGACACAGCGAGTCAGCGCGGCGCATGCGCTGAGCGCCGAGTTGGAAGTTCTGCCGGAGGGTGAATAG
- a CDS encoding DUF4118 domain-containing protein: MQDHTRPDPDALIAQMRNDEARARRGKLRIYFGASAGVGKTWAMLSAAQRERTAGRDVMIGVVETHGRSETAALLVGLDTLPLKQLPYRDRTLPEFDLDAALERKPAVLLVDELAHTNAPGSRHAKRWQDVQELLAAGIEVWSALNVQHLESLNGTVGAITGVRVHETVPDTVLDEADEVVLVDVTPDELTARLAAGKVYLPQQAERAAKNFFRKGNLIALREIALRRTAEHVEDDMRGWRVEQSGATALQAWNTSGAILACVGPHEGSAQTVRTAARLAGQLNVRWHAAYVETPRLQRLDAAQRDRILAVLKLAEELGAATAVLTGADIAQQLTAEAQRLNCATMVIGRPEAATGWRLLVSRMWLQPALALSLAEQAPALDIVEVGRADSTRRLACAPLGLGHRAGNGDRDDGSERNDAADDDDDADRPRAQWPGYALAAASSVAITLVATPLLGVLELTNIVMLFLLGVVGIAMRFGRGPSALAALLNVAAFDYFFVPPRHSFAVSDVQYVVTFAVMLGVGLLIGQLTAGLRFAVGVSTSRERRAQSLFELTRELSAALESTQVVALGAAAVQRHFGGRALVLVTDATDQLVRPLAPPPGFDASVADWAFRQGQPAGLATATLAAQPWHYVPLKAPMRVRGVLALEPARPRWLLIPEQAQQLATLARQIAIALERVHYVEVAQGAVVEMESERLRNALLGAISHDVRTPLTALIALAESLQTLPPDQHAEAARAIVAQARQLHALVNNLLDMARLESGGGAVNLRRDWQSVEEVIGSAIRAARPALGDWPVQTALAPDLPLVEFDAVLIERVLVNLLENAVKYGAQPVVVSAAVTPVSLVLTVRDHGPGLPAALHGNEQTLFDKFTRGQAESATPGVGLGLAICKAVVSAHGGDIAAMNAVTDAEGGGAEFTVTLPRRAPPALPELPSS; this comes from the coding sequence ATGCAAGACCACACCCGCCCCGACCCCGACGCATTGATCGCGCAGATGCGCAACGACGAGGCGCGCGCCAGGCGCGGCAAGCTGCGCATCTACTTCGGCGCCAGTGCCGGTGTCGGCAAGACCTGGGCGATGCTGAGCGCCGCACAACGCGAGCGCACGGCGGGCCGCGACGTGATGATCGGCGTGGTCGAAACGCATGGTCGCAGCGAGACCGCGGCGCTGCTGGTCGGGCTCGACACGCTGCCGCTCAAGCAGTTGCCGTACCGCGACCGCACGCTCCCCGAGTTCGACCTCGACGCCGCGCTGGAGCGCAAGCCCGCGGTGCTGCTGGTCGACGAACTGGCCCACACCAACGCGCCCGGGTCGCGCCATGCCAAGCGCTGGCAAGACGTGCAGGAGCTGCTGGCCGCCGGCATCGAGGTCTGGTCTGCCCTCAACGTGCAGCACCTGGAAAGCCTGAACGGCACGGTCGGCGCCATCACCGGCGTGCGCGTGCACGAGACCGTGCCCGACACCGTGCTCGACGAAGCCGACGAGGTGGTGCTGGTCGACGTCACGCCCGACGAGCTCACTGCGCGACTGGCAGCCGGCAAGGTCTATTTGCCCCAGCAGGCCGAGCGCGCGGCGAAGAACTTCTTTCGCAAGGGCAACCTGATCGCGTTGCGCGAGATCGCGTTGCGACGCACCGCCGAGCACGTCGAAGACGACATGCGCGGCTGGCGCGTGGAGCAGTCCGGTGCGACCGCGCTGCAGGCGTGGAACACCTCGGGCGCCATCCTCGCTTGCGTCGGTCCGCACGAAGGCTCTGCGCAGACCGTGCGCACCGCCGCGCGACTGGCCGGCCAGCTCAACGTGCGCTGGCACGCCGCGTATGTCGAAACGCCGCGGCTGCAACGGCTCGACGCGGCGCAGCGCGACCGCATCCTCGCGGTGCTCAAGCTGGCCGAAGAACTCGGTGCCGCGACAGCGGTGCTCACCGGCGCCGACATCGCGCAGCAGCTGACGGCCGAAGCGCAGCGGCTGAACTGCGCCACGATGGTCATTGGCCGACCCGAGGCCGCGACAGGATGGCGCCTCCTGGTGTCTCGCATGTGGCTTCAGCCCGCGTTGGCGCTTTCATTGGCCGAGCAGGCGCCGGCGCTCGACATCGTTGAAGTCGGACGTGCCGACAGCACGCGCCGACTGGCCTGCGCGCCCCTCGGCCTCGGCCACCGGGCTGGGAACGGCGACCGCGACGATGGCAGCGAAAGAAACGACGCGGCCGATGACGACGACGATGCCGACCGGCCGCGCGCCCAATGGCCCGGCTATGCGCTGGCAGCGGCGAGCAGTGTGGCGATCACCTTGGTCGCGACGCCGCTGCTCGGCGTGCTGGAACTGACCAACATCGTCATGCTTTTTCTGCTGGGCGTGGTGGGCATCGCGATGCGCTTCGGTCGCGGCCCTTCGGCCTTGGCGGCGCTGCTCAACGTGGCGGCGTTCGACTACTTCTTCGTGCCGCCACGGCATTCCTTCGCGGTCAGCGACGTGCAGTACGTCGTGACCTTCGCGGTGATGCTGGGCGTTGGCCTGCTGATCGGCCAGTTGACCGCGGGCTTGCGCTTCGCAGTGGGCGTGTCGACCAGCCGCGAGCGGCGCGCGCAGTCGCTGTTCGAGCTCACGCGCGAACTGTCGGCCGCGCTGGAAAGCACGCAGGTGGTGGCGCTCGGCGCCGCTGCGGTGCAACGCCATTTCGGCGGTCGGGCTCTCGTGTTGGTGACCGACGCGACCGACCAGCTGGTGCGCCCGCTGGCGCCGCCGCCCGGCTTCGACGCGAGCGTGGCCGACTGGGCGTTTCGGCAAGGCCAGCCGGCTGGCCTTGCGACCGCCACGCTGGCCGCGCAGCCCTGGCACTACGTGCCGCTGAAGGCGCCGATGCGGGTGCGCGGCGTGCTCGCGCTCGAACCCGCGCGACCGCGCTGGCTGCTCATCCCCGAGCAGGCGCAACAGCTCGCTACGCTGGCGCGGCAGATCGCGATCGCGCTGGAGCGCGTGCACTACGTCGAGGTCGCGCAGGGGGCGGTGGTCGAGATGGAATCCGAGCGCCTGCGCAACGCCTTGCTCGGCGCCATTTCGCACGACGTCCGCACCCCACTGACGGCGTTGATCGCGCTGGCCGAGTCGCTGCAAACCTTGCCGCCCGACCAGCATGCCGAGGCTGCCCGCGCCATCGTCGCGCAGGCGCGCCAACTGCATGCGTTGGTCAACAACCTGCTGGACATGGCGCGGCTGGAGAGCGGTGGTGGCGCCGTCAATTTGCGGCGCGATTGGCAGTCGGTCGAAGAAGTGATCGGCTCGGCCATACGGGCGGCACGACCCGCGCTCGGCGACTGGCCGGTGCAGACCGCGCTGGCGCCCGACCTGCCGCTGGTCGAATTCGATGCGGTGCTGATTGAGCGCGTGCTGGTCAACCTGCTCGAGAACGCCGTCAAGTACGGCGCGCAGCCGGTGGTCGTTAGCGCCGCCGTCACGCCCGTTTCGCTGGTGCTGACGGTGCGCGATCACGGCCCCGGTTTGCCCGCCGCCCTGCACGGCAACGAGCAAACGCTGTTCGACAAATTCACCCGCGGCCAGGCCGAGTCGGCCACGCCGGGTGTCGGGCTGGGCCTGGCGATTTGCAAGGCGGTGGTGAGTGCGCATGGGGGTGACATCGCTGCGATGAATGCGGTCACTGATGCCGAAGGTGGTGGCGCAGAATTCACCGTCACCCTGCCGCGCCGTGCGCCGCCAGCACTGCCCGAACTGCCATCGTCATGA
- the kdpE gene encoding two-component system response regulator KdpE, producing MSTTPRPLQPTAIVIEDEPQIRRFVRGALETEGWLVHEAATLRDGLAAAGTRQPDLLVLDLGLPDGDGVTLIRDVRGWSGVPIIVLSARTDEADKIAALDAGADDYLTKPFGTGELLARVRANLRRLRAGSAGSDEPEALFRFGEIEVDRAARLVRRAGAEVHLTPTEYRLLTVLVANVGRVITQRQLLREVWGPSHSDQSHYLRIYMGHLRQKLEADPAQPRHLLTETAVGYRLVV from the coding sequence ATGAGCACCACGCCTCGTCCCCTGCAACCCACCGCCATCGTGATCGAAGACGAGCCGCAGATTCGCCGCTTCGTGCGGGGCGCGTTGGAAACGGAAGGCTGGCTGGTGCACGAAGCCGCGACGCTGCGCGATGGCCTGGCCGCCGCCGGCACGCGCCAGCCCGACCTGCTGGTGCTCGACCTCGGCCTGCCCGACGGCGATGGCGTGACGTTGATCCGCGATGTGCGCGGCTGGTCGGGCGTGCCGATCATCGTGCTGTCGGCCCGCACCGATGAGGCCGACAAGATCGCCGCACTCGACGCCGGTGCCGACGACTACCTCACCAAGCCCTTTGGCACTGGCGAACTGCTGGCGCGCGTGCGAGCCAACCTGCGCCGGCTGCGTGCGGGGAGTGCAGGTAGCGACGAGCCCGAGGCGCTGTTTCGGTTCGGCGAAATCGAGGTCGACAGGGCCGCACGGCTGGTCCGGCGCGCGGGTGCCGAAGTGCATCTGACGCCCACCGAATACCGCCTGCTGACCGTGCTGGTCGCGAACGTCGGCCGCGTGATCACGCAGCGGCAGTTGCTGCGCGAGGTGTGGGGTCCGTCGCATTCCGACCAGAGCCATTACTTGCGCATCTACATGGGGCATCTGCGGCAGAAGCTGGAGGCCGATCCGGCGCAGCCACGGCATTTGTTGACTGAGACGGCTGTGGGGTATCGGTTGGTGGTTTAG
- a CDS encoding extracellular solute-binding protein — protein MNDIELLRVVDFITHTRQPFVELVAGAEVDASWTITSHLIRAGLLQEPLSITQLIQVSGLPYGTATRRIQRLIESGLINKVAAGELGKSYLLQASSVLRESFIQYAQRIKALLAEAMGQRLDTGSDEHYHFGDLHTSIADRLPPETLRLRLASEGKGLTFLFAEDNYFTSLRDLWTDFRANAGSREDFTLLKLPELYDTLLSNATLPESTVDIVALNFPWLSEFADKELIAPLDEAIEEGVISGHDFHPTVWETGAWQARQYGVPLYLTVETVAARRDLFSDANLPYPRTLKELLDAARRLHAPRRGRYGLSWNGARGMPIATAFMFLLDAHGGAVLTRGRTEAVGSGANPDQWRASLDSDAAVETLKFMRELLTVSAPEVLMYDWNRSMNEFMVGKSAMCYLWSMRAARFEFDLASKVKGLVHYLPHPNISGVRCSSPIGGFLLAVPSNLPQERAKLAVQAIKWMTSAGSMRNQIRNGFPVAPLFSVSSDPEMRATSPIVGFVDRLAKQGLLSNSMRPLTPVYTRIEEVLGEEVHAALTNSVSDNVALARAQSRTEALLEASVRWDRYES, from the coding sequence ATGAACGACATTGAATTGCTGCGCGTCGTTGATTTCATTACCCACACCCGGCAACCCTTCGTCGAACTCGTGGCAGGCGCCGAGGTAGACGCGTCGTGGACGATTACGAGTCATCTGATCCGCGCCGGGTTGCTGCAGGAGCCTCTTTCGATCACACAACTTATTCAGGTGTCGGGACTTCCTTATGGCACGGCCACCCGACGGATCCAGAGACTGATTGAATCTGGCTTGATCAACAAGGTCGCAGCTGGTGAGTTGGGCAAGTCGTACCTGCTGCAAGCCAGTTCCGTGCTTCGGGAATCGTTTATCCAGTACGCACAGCGCATCAAGGCCTTATTGGCGGAGGCCATGGGACAGCGTCTCGACACCGGCAGTGATGAGCACTATCACTTCGGCGACCTTCATACCTCGATCGCTGATCGGTTACCCCCAGAAACCTTGAGACTGCGCTTGGCAAGCGAAGGCAAAGGACTGACGTTCCTGTTCGCGGAGGACAACTATTTCACATCCCTGCGAGACCTCTGGACCGATTTCCGAGCCAACGCTGGCTCGCGTGAAGACTTCACCTTGCTCAAGTTGCCAGAGCTGTACGACACGCTGTTGAGCAACGCCACGCTTCCAGAGTCGACCGTCGACATCGTGGCTCTGAACTTCCCGTGGCTATCAGAGTTTGCCGATAAGGAACTGATCGCCCCACTCGACGAGGCTATCGAGGAAGGGGTGATCTCGGGACACGACTTCCACCCGACAGTCTGGGAGACCGGTGCTTGGCAAGCGCGACAGTACGGTGTGCCGCTCTACCTCACCGTGGAAACCGTCGCTGCACGACGCGATCTGTTCTCCGATGCGAACCTGCCCTACCCAAGAACATTGAAAGAGCTGCTCGATGCCGCGCGCCGACTTCACGCGCCCCGGCGAGGCCGCTACGGCCTGTCATGGAATGGCGCTCGCGGCATGCCCATCGCGACCGCATTCATGTTTCTATTGGATGCGCATGGAGGTGCGGTGTTGACGAGAGGAAGAACTGAAGCAGTTGGTAGCGGAGCAAACCCGGATCAGTGGCGCGCCAGCCTCGATTCTGACGCCGCCGTAGAAACGTTGAAATTCATGCGCGAGCTATTGACGGTGTCCGCTCCCGAAGTGCTGATGTACGACTGGAATCGCAGCATGAATGAATTTATGGTGGGAAAGTCGGCCATGTGTTATCTCTGGAGCATGCGGGCAGCACGCTTCGAGTTCGATCTGGCGTCGAAGGTCAAGGGATTGGTCCACTATCTGCCACACCCCAACATCAGCGGAGTTCGTTGTTCATCGCCGATCGGTGGATTCTTGCTTGCGGTGCCGAGCAACTTGCCACAGGAGCGCGCGAAGTTGGCGGTGCAAGCTATCAAATGGATGACATCTGCGGGGTCGATGCGAAACCAGATTCGCAATGGCTTTCCTGTTGCGCCACTGTTCAGTGTCAGTTCCGATCCGGAGATGCGTGCCACTTCCCCAATCGTCGGCTTTGTGGATCGACTTGCAAAACAAGGACTTCTGAGTAATTCAATGCGCCCATTGACACCTGTATACACGCGCATTGAAGAAGTTCTCGGTGAGGAGGTGCATGCGGCCCTCACCAATTCTGTTTCTGACAACGTCGCACTGGCGCGTGCGCAGTCCAGGACAGAAGCGCTTCTCGAAGCCTCGGTTCGATGGGATCGATACGAGTCTTGA
- a CDS encoding ABC transporter substrate-binding protein: MKTSIALCCATLALFSALAVHADEYKGAPRTFLFNPALEVCFKDTAVYKKKGPYTIGFSNAGLGDSWRVVMLHSLQRAAAEHKAEIAHLLITDAGNDDAKQVADIQDLMSRGVDLLIVSANTQKALDPVVTSAMKKGIPVVMMDRRIASDNFVTFVTASDAMMGRLWAQWIVERLNGTGNVVILAGQAGSSPSENRIKAAKQVFAQNPGIKILDTVYSDWSPVKGKQVMAAAISKYGKSINAVWAAHGLQVSGSIEAFIEAGFKDGEIPMHTTADLNGPMQLALKHNIPMLEIGYPPAMGGAAINAALEVLKGAPVPCNYEINAQIATTDGKGTASIKPDLSFKEMVSPNGAANLLVTGGMGKDYNPTTYKVDYPK; this comes from the coding sequence ATGAAAACTTCAATTGCGCTTTGCTGCGCCACCCTTGCCCTTTTCTCGGCCTTGGCAGTCCACGCAGACGAGTACAAGGGAGCGCCTCGGACGTTCCTCTTCAATCCAGCTCTTGAGGTGTGCTTCAAGGACACCGCGGTGTACAAAAAGAAGGGGCCTTACACGATCGGCTTTTCCAACGCGGGGCTGGGTGACTCTTGGCGCGTCGTCATGCTGCACTCGCTTCAGCGCGCTGCGGCCGAGCACAAAGCCGAGATCGCGCATCTGTTGATCACTGACGCCGGCAATGACGACGCGAAGCAGGTAGCCGACATTCAGGACTTGATGTCGCGCGGCGTCGACCTGCTGATCGTAAGTGCCAACACACAGAAGGCCCTCGACCCCGTCGTCACTAGCGCAATGAAAAAGGGTATCCCCGTCGTGATGATGGACCGAAGAATCGCGTCGGACAACTTCGTCACGTTCGTCACTGCATCGGACGCGATGATGGGACGGCTCTGGGCGCAGTGGATCGTGGAGCGATTGAATGGCACCGGTAACGTCGTGATCCTGGCCGGACAGGCGGGTTCGAGTCCTAGCGAGAACCGAATTAAGGCGGCAAAGCAAGTATTTGCACAAAACCCAGGTATCAAGATACTCGACACCGTCTACTCCGACTGGAGTCCGGTAAAGGGCAAGCAGGTGATGGCCGCCGCGATCAGCAAATACGGCAAGTCCATCAATGCTGTTTGGGCTGCCCACGGATTGCAGGTCTCCGGATCGATCGAGGCGTTCATTGAAGCTGGATTCAAGGATGGCGAGATTCCGATGCACACGACGGCCGACCTGAACGGTCCGATGCAGCTGGCGTTGAAGCACAACATTCCGATGCTTGAAATCGGATATCCGCCTGCGATGGGTGGGGCGGCGATCAACGCTGCGCTCGAGGTGCTGAAGGGAGCGCCGGTGCCATGCAACTACGAGATCAACGCACAGATCGCCACGACAGACGGCAAGGGCACGGCCTCAATCAAGCCTGATCTTTCGTTCAAAGAGATGGTCTCACCTAACGGCGCTGCCAACTTGCTCGTGACTGGCGGAATGGGTAAGGACTACAACCCGACGACTTACAAGGTTGACTACCCGAAGTGA